The Salvelinus namaycush isolate Seneca chromosome 1, SaNama_1.0, whole genome shotgun sequence genome has a window encoding:
- the prdm12b gene encoding PR domain zinc finger protein 12b, with the protein MGSVLPAEALVLKSGFKQQSLSLSEIITSDILHSFLYGRWRNVLGEHLLEEKINVSPKTAFTAEVLAQSFSGEVHKLSSLVLPSEVIIAQSSIPGEGLGIFSKTWIKAGTEMGPFTGRVISPEHVDLFKNNNLMWEVFNEDGTVRYFIDASQEDHRSWMTYIKCARNEQEQNLEVVQIGSSIFYKAMETIPPDQELLVWYGNSHNTFLGIPGVPGIEDDQQRKSKTDEFHICDGSTSSSSALPTTASRMRCVICHRGFNSRSNLRSHMRIHTLDKPFVCRFCNRRFSQSSTLRNHVRLHTGERPYKCHVCQSAYSQLAGLRAHQKSARHRPGGAGGVVVGLHQAHSPPPPQMTTVPHPASLVHHIPTMVL; encoded by the exons ATGGGTTCCGTGTTGCCCGCTGAAGCATTGGTGCTGAAGTCTGGATTTAAGCAACAGAGTTTGTCTCTGTCTGAAATTATCACCTCGGACATTCTCCATAGTTTTCTCTATGGTAGATGGAGGAACGTGCTTGGGGAACACCTTTTGGAGGAGAAGATAAACGTCAGTCCCAAAACAGCTTTCACCGCAGAGGTCCTTGCGCAATCATTCTCAGGGG AGGTTCACAAGCTCTCCAGTCTGGTGTTGCCAAGTGAAGTGATAATAGCCCAGAGCTCCATCCCTGGCGAGGGCCTAGGAATCTTCTCCAAGACCtggatcaaagctgggacagagatgGGGCCTTTTACTGGCCGAGTCATCTCTCCTGAGCATGTGGATCTCTTCAAGAACAACAACCTCATGTGGGAG GTGTTCAATGAGGATGGTACTGTGCGCTACTTCATTGATGCTAGTCAGGAGGATCACCGCAGCTGGATGACCTATATCAAATGTGCCCGCAACGAGCAGGAGCAGAACCTGGAAGTGGTGCAGATTGGCAGCAGTATCTTCTACAAAGCTATGGAG ACCATTCCCCCCGACCAGGAGCTGCTAGTGTGGTATGGAAACTCGCATAACACATTCCTGGGGATACCCGGAGTTCCAGGAATAGAGGATGACCAGCAGAGAAAGAGCAAAACCG atgAGTTTCATATTTGCGACGGCTCCACCTCCTCGTCCTCTGCCCTGCCTACCACCGCTAGCCGGATGCGCTGCGTCATATGCCACCGGGGCTTCAACTCTCGCAGCAACCTGCGTTCCCACATGCGCATCCACACCCTGGACAAGCCCTTTGTATGTCGCTTTTGCAATCGGCGCTTCAGCCAGTCGTCCACCCTGCGCAACCACGTGCGCCTGCACACTGGTGAGCGGCCATACAAGTGCCACGTGTGCCAGAGTGCCTACTCTCAGTTGGCAGGACTGCGGGCGCACCAGAAGAGCGCCAGACACCGGCCCGGTGGTGCGGGGGGAGTGGTGGTGGGCCTCCACCAGGCACACTCCCCCCCACCTCCCCAGATGACCACGGTGCCCCACCCAGCCTCTCTGGTGCATCACATCCCCACCATGGTCCTGTGA